A genomic segment from Sphingopyxis sp. DBS4 encodes:
- a CDS encoding site-specific integrase: MLSFPQLRGNFRHGDCRVIAGNAVLGDQFMASGKITKRSVDALISSGQHDILWDDSIKGFGAKRTKAGAVSYVLQFRMGGRESKTRRYTIGSHGSPWTPATARAEAERLAILIAQGIDPGEAERQRRRESVDLAFDNYSDRFAEACVGEGWRRLVKRSLELHVKPVLGSKPLPNLTRIDIVAVFDRMPRAQIANIRNVFAVLRRLLRWAVSRGDIDRSPMEGMETPPPVKPRDRWLSDEELGRIWMAAPNTHSCFGPIIRLLIVTGQRREEVSSLRWEELNRKDLLWTLPGERAKNGEPNRIPLNELAVAILDEVAGSAIWPRSGRMFTTSRGGRFTGYSKGKIKLDLLMSQDGREPLPDWRLHDLRRTLATGFQRLGVRFEVTEAVLNHVGGSRAGVAGIYQRHDWKDEKREAMKSWNDHLAAIIRLANMARDRAW; this comes from the coding sequence ATGCTATCTTTTCCCCAATTACGCGGCAATTTCCGCCACGGTGATTGCCGGGTGATTGCTGGAAACGCCGTATTGGGAGACCAATTTATGGCAAGCGGAAAGATCACAAAACGGTCGGTCGATGCTCTCATTTCGAGCGGGCAACATGACATTCTTTGGGATGATAGCATAAAGGGTTTTGGCGCAAAGCGAACCAAAGCTGGCGCCGTGTCTTACGTGTTGCAATTCCGAATGGGCGGTCGCGAATCTAAGACGCGTCGCTACACGATAGGCAGCCATGGCTCGCCATGGACGCCAGCCACCGCCAGAGCCGAAGCGGAGCGACTGGCTATTCTGATCGCCCAGGGAATCGATCCAGGCGAAGCAGAGCGGCAACGACGGCGAGAGTCGGTCGATCTAGCCTTCGATAATTACTCTGATCGCTTCGCTGAGGCCTGCGTTGGAGAAGGCTGGAGGCGCCTCGTCAAGCGCAGCCTCGAGCTGCATGTAAAGCCGGTCTTGGGATCAAAGCCCCTTCCCAATCTTACGCGAATCGACATCGTTGCCGTCTTCGACCGCATGCCGCGCGCGCAGATCGCAAATATCCGTAACGTCTTCGCTGTTTTGCGCCGCCTTTTGCGCTGGGCCGTCAGCCGGGGAGATATCGATCGGAGTCCGATGGAAGGCATGGAAACCCCGCCCCCGGTCAAACCTCGCGATCGCTGGCTTTCAGACGAGGAGCTTGGCCGCATCTGGATGGCGGCGCCAAACACGCATTCCTGTTTCGGACCCATCATCCGCCTTCTGATCGTCACCGGTCAGCGACGAGAGGAGGTTTCGTCGCTGCGTTGGGAGGAACTCAACCGTAAAGATCTCCTATGGACCCTGCCCGGCGAACGGGCAAAGAATGGCGAGCCCAACCGAATTCCGCTCAACGAACTTGCAGTTGCGATCCTCGACGAGGTTGCCGGGTCGGCTATCTGGCCGCGTAGCGGCAGGATGTTCACGACCTCCAGGGGCGGAAGGTTCACCGGATATAGCAAAGGCAAGATCAAGCTCGACCTGCTTATGTCGCAAGACGGCCGCGAACCGTTACCGGACTGGCGACTGCATGACTTGAGACGAACTCTTGCAACCGGGTTTCAACGGCTAGGCGTTCGATTTGAAGTGACCGAAGCTGTGCTCAATCACGTCGGAGGTTCCCGCGCGGGCGTCGCCGGTATCTACCAGCGCCACGACTGGAAGGACGAGAAGCGCGAAGCAATGAAGAGTTGGAACGATCATCTGGCGGCGATCATTCGTTTGGCGAATATGGCGCGTGATCGCGCATGGTAA
- a CDS encoding LptA/OstA family protein has protein sequence MKSAMLAGAGFALTSLGILATGGGAPAQAQALANHNSNAPVDFDAGSIEVQDRADRVVLAGGVTVTQAGLTVKAPRMTVAYTRSGGTDVNRLDATGGVTVNKGDETAKGNVAIYDLDKRLITMVGNVQLNQGGNHLTGGRLVIDLNSGRATVDGRGAARGPDGNPITGGTNGRVTGTFSVPQRKQ, from the coding sequence ATGAAAAGCGCCATGCTCGCGGGCGCGGGCTTCGCGCTCACCAGCTTGGGCATCCTCGCGACCGGCGGCGGCGCCCCGGCGCAGGCGCAGGCACTCGCCAACCACAACAGCAATGCGCCGGTCGATTTCGACGCCGGCAGCATCGAGGTGCAGGACCGCGCCGACCGCGTCGTGCTGGCAGGCGGGGTGACCGTGACGCAGGCGGGTCTCACGGTAAAGGCGCCGCGGATGACCGTCGCCTACACGCGCTCGGGTGGCACCGACGTCAACCGCCTCGACGCGACCGGCGGAGTGACGGTGAACAAGGGCGACGAGACCGCGAAGGGCAATGTCGCCATCTATGATCTCGACAAAAGGCTGATCACGATGGTCGGCAACGTCCAGCTCAACCAGGGCGGCAATCACCTGACCGGCGGGCGGCTGGTGATCGACCTGAACAGCGGCCGCGCGACGGTCGACGGGCGCGGCGCGGCGCGCGGCCCCGACGGCAATCCGATCACCGGCGGCACCAACGGGCGCGTCACCGGCACCTTTTCGGTTCCGCAAAGGAAGCAGTAA
- the metK gene encoding methionine adenosyltransferase translates to MRNSFLFTSESVSEGHPDKVADQISDSIVDLFLSKDPEARVACETLTTTQLVVLAGEIRCKGVFEDGEWAPGALDEIEATVRQTVKEIGYEQAGFHWNQFRFENNLHGQSAHIAQGVDESADKDEGAGDQGIMFGYASDETPDLMPATLDYSHKILERMAADRKAGIAPFLEPDAKSQVTLRYANERPVEATAIVVSTQHAPGYFFHSGEGDEAKYQELRKYVLGVIADVLPAELLTANTVYHINPTGRFEIGGPDGDAGLTGRKIIVDTYGGASPHGGGAFSGKDPTKVDRSAAYVTRYLAKNIVAAGLARRCTIQLSYAIGVAEPLSVYVDLHGTGAEGVSEAALEQALPQLVRLTPKGIRTHLGLNKPIYKQTAAYGHFGRTADGDAFPWERTDLVDALQFLK, encoded by the coding sequence ATGCGCAACAGCTTCCTCTTCACCTCCGAAAGCGTCTCCGAAGGCCATCCCGACAAGGTCGCCGACCAGATTTCGGATTCGATCGTCGATCTGTTCCTGTCGAAGGATCCCGAAGCGCGCGTCGCGTGCGAGACGCTGACCACGACGCAGCTCGTCGTGCTGGCGGGCGAAATCCGCTGCAAGGGCGTGTTCGAGGACGGTGAATGGGCGCCCGGCGCGCTCGACGAGATCGAGGCCACCGTCCGCCAGACGGTCAAGGAAATCGGTTACGAACAGGCGGGCTTCCACTGGAATCAGTTCCGCTTCGAGAACAACCTCCACGGCCAGTCGGCGCATATCGCGCAGGGCGTCGACGAGAGCGCCGACAAGGACGAAGGCGCGGGCGACCAGGGCATCATGTTCGGCTATGCCTCCGACGAGACGCCCGACCTGATGCCCGCGACGCTCGATTACAGCCACAAGATCCTCGAGCGCATGGCGGCCGACCGCAAGGCGGGCATCGCGCCCTTCCTCGAACCCGATGCGAAGAGCCAGGTCACGCTGCGCTACGCCAATGAGCGCCCGGTCGAGGCGACCGCGATCGTCGTGTCGACCCAGCACGCGCCGGGCTATTTCTTCCACAGCGGCGAAGGCGACGAGGCGAAATATCAGGAACTTCGCAAATATGTGCTCGGCGTGATCGCCGACGTGCTGCCCGCCGAGCTGCTGACCGCGAACACCGTCTATCACATCAACCCGACCGGGCGGTTCGAGATCGGCGGCCCCGACGGCGACGCCGGGCTGACCGGCCGCAAGATCATCGTCGACACCTATGGCGGCGCCAGCCCGCACGGCGGCGGCGCGTTCAGCGGCAAGGATCCGACCAAGGTCGACCGCTCGGCGGCCTATGTCACGCGCTATCTCGCCAAGAATATCGTCGCCGCGGGGCTCGCGCGCCGCTGCACGATCCAGCTCAGCTACGCGATCGGCGTCGCCGAGCCGCTGTCGGTCTATGTCGACCTGCACGGCACCGGCGCCGAGGGTGTGAGTGAAGCCGCGCTCGAACAGGCGCTGCCGCAGCTCGTCCGGCTGACGCCCAAGGGCATCCGCACCCACCTCGGCCTCAACAAGCCGATCTACAAGCAGACCGCCGCTTACGGCCATTTCGGCCGCACCGCGGACGGCGACGCCTTCCCGTGGGAGCGCACCGATCTGGTGGATGCGCTGCAGTTTCTGAAATAG
- the lnt gene encoding apolipoprotein N-acyltransferase: MTAISSRIIAFADHWPKLVALALGAVSATGFAPLNLWPLTLLAFAGWMALVARSSKGRRALGVGWAFGVGHFTIGLNWIATAFTYQAAMPAWLGWVAVLLLSLYLAVYPALAAWGAWAVQKFVAPAQAGAAGGLSSADDPRPIAAPAFTGATLSFILAFAALWTLTEWLRSWMFTGFAWNPLGVTLAPTEVLPLLSKWIGTYGLSGFAIYLAGELITFAQLRRSKSAPNVKLYTTTIVVLLVLFAIAPWVRQSDHPLAERGTPITVVQPNVGQQDKWEGGKADANFAKLARLTAPKDDTPRLILWPEAAIPDYLETGYPAVYYDRSPAEARGRLTDLMNPNDVMLLGALKLELGRDGSVVGARNAVMTIHADGTLGARYDKAHLVPYGEYLPMRPILSAIGLSRLAPGDVDFWPGPGPHTLDLGRFGQVGLQICYEIIFSGQVVDRTHRPDFIFNPSNDAWFGGWGPPQHLAQARLRAIEEGLPVIRATPTGISAVVDADGRVLDSLPMHAAGRIDTFVPRAHAPTLFAQYGNVLPVGFALLLLAAAIAFRRRGR; encoded by the coding sequence GTGACCGCGATCTCTTCCCGCATCATCGCTTTCGCCGATCACTGGCCGAAGCTTGTCGCCCTCGCGCTCGGTGCCGTGTCGGCGACCGGCTTCGCGCCGCTGAACCTCTGGCCGCTGACTTTGCTCGCCTTCGCAGGCTGGATGGCGCTCGTCGCGCGGAGCTCCAAAGGCCGGCGCGCGCTCGGCGTGGGCTGGGCGTTCGGGGTCGGGCATTTCACGATCGGGCTGAACTGGATCGCGACCGCTTTCACCTATCAGGCGGCGATGCCCGCATGGCTGGGGTGGGTCGCGGTGCTGCTGCTGTCGCTCTATCTCGCGGTGTATCCGGCGCTGGCGGCATGGGGGGCGTGGGCCGTCCAAAAGTTCGTCGCCCCCGCGCAGGCGGGGGCCGCTGGTGGATTGTCCAGTGCCGATGACCCAAGGCCGATTGCGGCCCCTGCCTTCACGGGGGCGACGCTCTCCTTCATCCTCGCTTTCGCCGCGCTCTGGACGCTGACCGAGTGGCTGCGGAGTTGGATGTTCACGGGCTTTGCGTGGAATCCGCTGGGTGTCACCCTCGCACCGACGGAGGTTCTGCCGCTACTATCGAAATGGATCGGCACTTACGGGCTTTCGGGTTTTGCAATCTATCTTGCAGGAGAACTCATAACGTTCGCGCAGCTTCGCCGATCGAAGTCGGCGCCTAACGTAAAGCTATACACGACAACAATCGTCGTTCTTCTCGTCCTATTCGCTATCGCTCCGTGGGTTCGTCAGTCGGATCATCCTCTGGCCGAACGGGGCACCCCCATCACCGTCGTCCAGCCCAACGTCGGCCAGCAGGACAAATGGGAGGGCGGCAAGGCCGACGCCAATTTCGCCAAGCTCGCGCGACTGACCGCGCCGAAGGACGACACGCCGCGCCTGATCCTGTGGCCCGAGGCGGCGATTCCCGATTATCTGGAGACCGGCTATCCCGCCGTCTATTACGACCGCTCGCCCGCCGAGGCGCGCGGGCGGCTGACCGACCTGATGAACCCGAACGACGTGATGCTGCTCGGCGCGCTGAAACTCGAACTCGGACGCGACGGCAGCGTCGTCGGCGCGCGCAACGCGGTGATGACGATCCACGCCGACGGCACGCTCGGCGCGCGCTATGACAAGGCGCACCTCGTCCCTTACGGCGAATATCTGCCGATGCGGCCGATCCTGTCGGCGATCGGGCTGTCGCGCCTTGCGCCGGGCGACGTGGATTTCTGGCCCGGCCCCGGCCCGCACACGCTCGATCTCGGCCGTTTCGGCCAGGTCGGGCTGCAGATCTGTTACGAGATCATCTTTTCGGGGCAGGTCGTCGACCGCACCCACCGCCCCGATTTCATCTTCAATCCCTCGAACGACGCCTGGTTCGGAGGCTGGGGTCCGCCGCAGCATCTGGCGCAGGCGCGGCTCCGCGCGATCGAGGAGGGGCTGCCCGTGATCCGCGCGACTCCGACGGGGATCAGCGCGGTGGTCGACGCCGACGGCCGCGTCCTCGATTCGCTGCCGATGCACGCGGCCGGACGTATCGACACCTTCGTTCCCAGGGCCCACGCACCGACGCTCTTCGCACAATATGGCAATGTGCTGCCGGTCGGATTTGCGCTGCTGCTGCTCGCGGCCGCCATTGCCTTTCGGCGGCGCGGACGCTAA
- a CDS encoding GntR family transcriptional regulator, translating to MNKKDEIYDLLVSRMVGAQYNFGQRLSVKDLVSDTGASRQPIMAALNRLSSEGFVRIIPQVGCEVINPSYDQIADFYIMFERLEGLLTELAAARRTDSQTRDLRALQARILTIDFDEPRSAVIYCELNRAFHQLIHDMAQSPFLDARQNSNFDMSDFFINQAGGFNHFMADTAREHDEIIEAIASKSPARARGLAESHIGAVASSALAGLRKHRAAA from the coding sequence GTGAACAAGAAGGATGAAATTTACGATCTTCTCGTTAGCCGAATGGTTGGCGCGCAATATAATTTTGGCCAGCGGCTGTCGGTCAAGGATCTTGTGAGCGATACCGGAGCGAGCCGCCAGCCGATCATGGCCGCGCTCAACCGTTTGAGTTCGGAAGGATTTGTTCGCATAATTCCGCAGGTCGGTTGCGAGGTGATAAATCCAAGCTATGACCAGATCGCAGATTTCTATATCATGTTTGAAAGGCTCGAGGGACTGCTGACGGAACTGGCGGCAGCGCGTCGGACCGATTCGCAAACGCGCGATTTGCGCGCGCTGCAAGCACGTATTCTCACGATCGACTTTGACGAGCCGCGCAGCGCGGTAATTTATTGCGAACTCAACCGTGCCTTCCATCAGCTCATCCACGATATGGCTCAGTCGCCCTTTCTCGACGCGCGGCAGAACAGCAATTTTGACATGTCTGATTTCTTCATCAACCAAGCCGGTGGTTTCAATCATTTCATGGCCGATACCGCACGTGAACATGATGAAATCATTGAGGCGATCGCTTCCAAATCTCCTGCCCGCGCGCGCGGGCTGGCAGAATCACACATCGGCGCGGTCGCCTCGTCGGCGTTGGCGGGCCTGCGAAAACATCGCGCCGCCGCCTAA
- the lptC gene encoding LPS export ABC transporter periplasmic protein LptC, with the protein MSERADHDRTMRRLWAAKGSSHDRVVRLLRYGLPLVIGVIAAVLVFSPFTQRTEISFLLAKDKVDMASERMKVTRAEYRGQDSKGQPFALLAGSAVQKSSAEPIVRMQELSGAIRLKDGPATIAAAEGQYDMDTEKVSVPGTVKVRSADGYAIDASNVAIDLKGRSLAGTGGVDGTLNIGHFSANQLVADLDSRVVRLSGNAKLRINQGALKK; encoded by the coding sequence ATGTCCGAACGCGCCGACCATGACCGCACGATGCGCCGCCTGTGGGCTGCGAAGGGGTCGAGCCACGACCGCGTCGTGCGCCTCCTGCGCTATGGCCTGCCGCTCGTCATCGGGGTGATCGCCGCGGTGCTCGTCTTCTCGCCCTTCACCCAGCGCACCGAAATCAGCTTCCTCCTCGCCAAGGACAAGGTCGATATGGCGAGCGAGCGGATGAAGGTGACGCGCGCCGAATATCGCGGCCAGGATTCGAAGGGTCAGCCCTTTGCCCTGCTCGCGGGGAGCGCGGTGCAGAAGAGCTCGGCCGAGCCGATCGTGCGGATGCAGGAGCTTTCGGGCGCGATTCGCCTGAAGGACGGCCCGGCGACGATCGCCGCCGCCGAGGGGCAATATGATATGGACACCGAAAAAGTGTCGGTGCCCGGCACGGTGAAGGTGCGCAGCGCCGACGGCTATGCGATCGACGCCAGCAATGTCGCGATCGACCTGAAAGGGCGCAGCCTTGCGGGCACCGGCGGCGTCGACGGCACGTTGAACATCGGCCATTTTTCGGCCAACCAGCTTGTCGCCGACCTCGACAGCCGCGTCGTGCGCCTGTCGGGCAATGCCAAGCTTCGGATCAATCAGGGAGCGCTGAAGAAATGA
- a CDS encoding tRNA (guanosine(46)-N(7))-methyltransferase TrmB, which produces MTAYKSGDPTTLNRLYGRAKGKPLRAGQQDLVDNLLPQIAVPAEGPVTAELLFGYDRPLHFEIGFGGGEHMAARADMLPDHGFIGAEPFVNGVAQALVHVSGDPHLAEKGGARLPLANVRIHHGDALEVLRRIDDGALSFAYLLHPDPWPKARHAKRRMMNDGPIDLIAAKLKPGGEFRFGTDHPVYLAHALMMMRRHRHQFEWLAQESKDFLVRPGGWPETRYEAKARAQGHEVWYFRWRRI; this is translated from the coding sequence ATGACAGCTTATAAATCGGGCGATCCGACCACCCTCAACCGCCTCTATGGCCGCGCCAAGGGCAAGCCCCTGCGCGCGGGCCAGCAGGATCTGGTCGACAATCTGTTGCCGCAGATCGCGGTTCCGGCCGAGGGGCCGGTCACCGCCGAATTACTGTTCGGCTATGACCGCCCCCTGCACTTCGAGATCGGTTTCGGTGGCGGCGAACATATGGCGGCACGCGCCGACATGCTGCCCGACCATGGCTTCATCGGCGCCGAACCCTTCGTCAACGGCGTCGCCCAGGCGCTCGTCCACGTCTCGGGCGACCCGCATCTCGCCGAAAAGGGCGGCGCGCGCCTGCCGCTCGCCAATGTCCGTATCCACCATGGCGACGCGCTCGAAGTGCTGCGCCGCATAGACGATGGCGCGCTGAGCTTCGCCTATCTGCTGCACCCCGACCCCTGGCCCAAAGCCCGCCACGCGAAGCGGCGGATGATGAACGACGGCCCGATCGATCTGATCGCCGCGAAGCTGAAGCCCGGCGGCGAGTTCCGCTTCGGCACCGACCATCCCGTCTATCTCGCCCACGCGCTGATGATGATGCGGCGCCATCGTCACCAGTTCGAATGGCTGGCGCAGGAATCGAAGGATTTCCTCGTTCGCCCCGGCGGCTGGCCCGAAACCCGCTATGAAGCCAAGGCGCGCGCACAGGGCCACGAGGTGTGGTATTTTCGCTGGAGGCGTATATAG